A segment of the Campylobacter sp. MIT 12-8780 genome:
TCCGGGTGCTTATACGCAAGTTGATCCTTCACAAGGTGGCGTTTCGGTTAATATAAGAGGTATGACTGGACTTGGCAGGGTAAATACCATGATCGATGGTGTGCCTCAAACCTTTTTTGGCACGAGTGAGGATAGGCTAAATTCTACCGCTCATCCAACTCCGGGCGGTATGTCAGAAACAGGAACTTCGGCTTTTAGCACACTCATTGATCCAAATTTTATCATAGGACTTGATATAAACAAAGGCACTTTTAGCGGAGCAAGCGGAAACAACGCTTTAATGGGAAGTGCAAATTTTCGCACCATAGGCATAGATGATATAGTAAGCGAGGGCAAAAATTTTGGGCTTTTAAGCAAATACAGCTATGGCACAAATGGCTTAGGACATTCGTATATGATAGCCTTTGCACAAAAATCCTATAGTATTCTTAATGGAGGCTATGCAGGAGCGATGTATGCTTTTAGTGGGCGAAATATTTCACAAGATTATAGGATAGGTGGCGGAGGCTCTAGCACTGATACTTCTGATCCAAATATCCCACCTTCTATTATTGCTAAAAATTTAGAACAAAGACCGCAAAGTCATTTGCTTAAATTTGAATTTGCTCCTAAAGACAATCAAAAAGCGATTTTTTCGTATAGACGTTATGAAACTCACTTAGCAGGTAGGGAAATTTCTAGCAATAATTATCAATTAAACTATAATTTAAATCCAAATTCTTCATATTTTGACATAAATTTTCTTGCTGCTTATACTGAAAATATGCAAGATTTTGATCAAGATTTTATATGGATTACTCTGCCAGTAGATAGATATTTTGATGATGTAAAGTCCTTTAACAAAGCTTTTGTTCTAGATTTAAATAACAAAAGCATAATCGATTTAGCCCAAAATTTAAGCTTTGATTTTACTTTGGGAGCAAACTATCAAAAAAATGACTACCGAAAAAAACTCAAATGGAACAGAACAAAATATCCACAAGGGGCTTATGATATTAATCTAGAAACTGCTGTTGCATTTTTACCTCAAGGCACACAAGAATTAAGCAGTGCTTATCTTGATACAAATTTAAATTATGAAATCATTCATTTAAATACAAATTTAAATTTCACACATTCAAAACTTTCAGGAGAAGTTGGTAGATGCACAAAGAGAGAATTTTGCGGGCAGTATTATGATATGACAAATCCACCAAATTTCAAACCTTTTGAAAAAAAAGATGATTATTTAAATTTTTCTTCAATTTTAGCTCTAAACTTTCATGAACTTTTTACACCTTTTGCAAGTTATACACAAAGCACAAGAGCTTTAAATGTCCAAGAACAATTTACTTCAGGCGCAGGCGGAGGCAATATCAATGTCTTTTTAAAGCCAGAAAGCGCAACTACCTATCAAATAGGCTTTAATAGCTTTTTTAAAGGCTTTTTGCTTGATCAAGAAAGCTTTACGGGTTTTAAAGTAGTGTATTTTCATACCAAAATCAAAAACTA
Coding sequences within it:
- a CDS encoding TonB-dependent receptor domain-containing protein; this translates as PGAYTQVDPSQGGVSVNIRGMTGLGRVNTMIDGVPQTFFGTSEDRLNSTAHPTPGGMSETGTSAFSTLIDPNFIIGLDINKGTFSGASGNNALMGSANFRTIGIDDIVSEGKNFGLLSKYSYGTNGLGHSYMIAFAQKSYSILNGGYAGAMYAFSGRNISQDYRIGGGGSSTDTSDPNIPPSIIAKNLEQRPQSHLLKFEFAPKDNQKAIFSYRRYETHLAGREISSNNYQLNYNLNPNSSYFDINFLAAYTENMQDFDQDFIWITLPVDRYFDDVKSFNKAFVLDLNNKSIIDLAQNLSFDFTLGANYQKNDYRKKLKWNRTKYPQGAYDINLETAVAFLPQGTQELSSAYLDTNLNYEIIHLNTNLNFTHSKLSGEVGRCTKREFCGQYYDMTNPPNFKPFEKKDDYLNFSSILALNFHELFTPFASYTQSTRALNVQEQFTSGAGGGNINVFLKPESATTYQIGFNSFFKGFLLDQESFTGFKVVYFHTKIKNYIYDAWDNPDNPVFVPRLNDEAKFQGMELEFNFDLNVFYTRLSYTHSKASYPHSLSSASAPGMGMNASQFSELPQDYGTLDIGTRLFSQKLVLGSLFKYTGKAKRINPLSENLVYGVSSEELPEIPTIIDLYASIEPFKNFTIKGEVQNLQDRNYMNALYTYNSSSSNINGDVSAFNNAARGRTYVMSFSYKY